In Paenibacillus guangzhouensis, a single window of DNA contains:
- a CDS encoding DRTGG domain-containing protein — protein MDFHEETLTKHELLLQHIEGLKIGSKISVRKLAKEMQVSEGTAYRAVKEAENIGYVLTKDRIGTIRVDKASRRHLSEHLTFEEVVKIVGGHVLGGSKGLVKPLHKYVIGAMELEDMLGYIDAGSLLIVGNRQSAHRLALQQGAGVLITGGFEASREVKLIADALDLPIISCKHDTFTVASLINRAIYDRLIKKKIMLIEDIVELGKKVNALKSHSTIRDFQELRERTGQSRFPVVDEWNHVIGMITYKDISVLEPDHVIDKHYTRNPITVTMSTSLATAAHMMAWEGIEVLPIVDRNRKLLSTATRKQVLQAMRDSQKLPQLGETFDDLIWSHFEEERDEQNKLYFRGQVTPQMSSHLGSLSKGVFTTIVTQAVYRFIRDERNIDHVVENMTFYFLRPVQIEKEMTVRVEMIEASRRFCKVDVVVTCDDQIVCKSMITAQAFGEA, from the coding sequence GTGGATTTTCATGAAGAGACACTCACAAAACACGAGCTATTGCTACAGCATATCGAAGGGCTGAAGATTGGGTCCAAAATATCGGTGCGAAAGCTCGCCAAAGAAATGCAGGTCAGTGAGGGGACCGCGTACCGCGCCGTAAAGGAAGCAGAAAATATTGGTTACGTCTTAACGAAAGATCGGATTGGGACGATTCGGGTCGACAAGGCTTCACGCCGTCATTTATCCGAGCACTTAACTTTCGAAGAGGTCGTCAAAATCGTTGGCGGCCATGTCCTTGGAGGCTCCAAGGGACTCGTCAAGCCGCTCCATAAATATGTGATCGGTGCGATGGAGCTGGAAGATATGCTCGGCTATATTGACGCGGGAAGCCTGTTGATCGTCGGGAACAGGCAGAGTGCACATCGCTTAGCCTTGCAGCAGGGCGCAGGGGTCCTGATTACAGGGGGCTTTGAGGCGAGCCGCGAGGTGAAGCTGATTGCCGATGCGCTCGATCTGCCGATTATTTCCTGCAAGCATGATACATTTACGGTCGCATCACTTATTAACCGTGCGATCTATGACCGATTGATCAAGAAGAAGATTATGCTGATCGAGGATATCGTTGAACTTGGCAAGAAAGTCAATGCGCTTAAATCACATAGTACCATTCGAGATTTCCAAGAGCTTCGTGAACGGACAGGACAATCCCGGTTCCCCGTGGTCGATGAATGGAACCATGTCATCGGGATGATTACGTACAAGGATATTTCCGTTCTAGAACCGGATCACGTGATCGACAAGCATTATACGCGTAATCCGATTACGGTGACGATGAGCACGTCTCTGGCAACCGCTGCCCATATGATGGCGTGGGAAGGCATCGAAGTGCTGCCGATCGTCGATCGTAATCGCAAGCTGCTCTCGACCGCGACACGGAAGCAGGTTCTGCAGGCGATGCGGGATTCGCAGAAGCTGCCGCAGCTCGGGGAGACGTTCGACGATCTCATCTGGAGCCACTTCGAGGAGGAGCGGGATGAGCAGAACAAGCTGTACTTCCGCGGTCAAGTCACGCCGCAGATGTCGAGCCATCTGGGATCGCTCTCCAAAGGGGTATTTACGACCATTGTTACCCAAGCGGTATACCGCTTCATACGCGATGAGCGGAATATTGATCACGTGGTGGAGAATATGACATTCTACTTCTTGAGACCGGTTCAGATTGAGAAAGAAATGACGGTTCGCGTCGAGATGATCGAGGCAAGCCGGCGCTTCTGTAAGGTGGATGTCGTCGTGACGTGTGACGATCAGATTGTCTGCAAATCGATGATCACAGCGCAAGCTTTTGGTGAGGCTTGA